Proteins found in one Alphaproteobacteria bacterium genomic segment:
- a CDS encoding carboxynorspermidine decarboxylase, with protein MQHRISSKLNAIQTPAFVVDELRLGHNLKILADIKTRTGAKILFAIKGCPLMPIFQMIGDVLDGFTASGVYEARLAKDGYKKSETEIHTFCPAYSEQEIHELLSLQNNIHIYFNSLEQLNQFGPIIRKHKKSVKIGLRINPALSLAKFAKYDPCRAGSHFGVAVSELSKADWTLIDTLHVHALCENMAEESARLITQVGELLKGVLHHVKTVNFGGGHFITHVDYKLDVLVHALNEFKKAYPHITPVLEPGAAVVYDAGYLVASVLGLQNNEGTQNAVLDASANAHVPDVMKAGIRLSVLGETETSQGNSSTYTFVSRTCMARDVWGDYAFEKPLEVGNKIVFLDGLQYSLGEANWFNGHPRPDLAVLNAAGEYRVWRHFSYDDFKHNYSA; from the coding sequence ATGCAGCACCGTATCAGCAGCAAACTAAACGCCATCCAAACGCCCGCCTTTGTAGTGGATGAGTTGCGCCTTGGGCATAATTTAAAAATCTTAGCCGATATCAAAACGCGTACCGGTGCCAAAATCCTGTTTGCCATAAAAGGCTGCCCTTTAATGCCCATCTTCCAGATGATTGGCGATGTGTTAGATGGTTTTACAGCAAGCGGCGTTTATGAAGCGCGGTTAGCAAAAGACGGTTATAAAAAGAGCGAGACTGAAATTCATACCTTTTGCCCTGCCTATAGCGAACAGGAAATCCATGAATTGCTGTCATTGCAAAACAATATTCACATCTATTTCAATTCACTGGAACAGTTAAACCAGTTCGGACCGATCATCAGAAAACATAAAAAGAGCGTGAAGATTGGTCTGCGCATTAACCCCGCCCTGTCATTGGCAAAATTTGCAAAATACGATCCATGCCGTGCTGGATCGCATTTTGGTGTGGCGGTATCCGAGCTTTCCAAAGCCGATTGGACGTTGATTGATACGCTGCATGTCCATGCGTTATGTGAGAACATGGCGGAAGAATCCGCACGTCTAATTACCCAGGTTGGCGAATTGTTGAAAGGCGTTTTACATCACGTAAAAACTGTAAACTTCGGTGGCGGACATTTTATAACCCATGTCGATTATAAGCTAGATGTGTTGGTTCATGCGCTGAATGAATTCAAAAAAGCCTATCCACACATTACGCCAGTGTTAGAACCCGGCGCTGCGGTAGTATATGACGCTGGTTATCTCGTGGCATCGGTATTGGGATTACAAAACAATGAAGGCACGCAAAACGCTGTACTGGATGCGTCAGCCAATGCCCACGTGCCTGACGTAATGAAAGCCGGCATTCGCCTTTCAGTCCTTGGCGAAACCGAGACCAGCCAAGGCAATAGCAGTACCTATACCTTTGTCTCCCGCACATGCATGGCGCGTGATGTGTGGGGCGATTATGCGTTTGAAAAACCATTAGAGGTTGGCAATAAGATTGTCTTTCTGGATGGGCTTCAATACTCGCTGGGCGAGGCAAACTGGTTTAACGGCCATCCTCGCCCTGATTTGGCAGTGCTCAACGCAGCCGGCGAATATCGCGTTTGGCGGCATTTCAGCTATGACGACTTCAAGCATAACTACAGCGCCTAA